GCCAGCGCGAGCGCCTGACGGGCCCAGCGCAGCGAGTCCTCCGCCCGTCCGACCGGAACGGTCAGCCCCGCGGCCAGCCGACGCCCGGGCAGCGCCGCCGTCAGCATCGCCCGCCGCGCCGCGTTCAGCGGACCCGGCAGCAGCAGGCACGGCTCCGGCCCCTCCAGGTCGGCCAGCACGTCACGGTCCAACGGCACGGAGCCGAGCACGGCGCCGGCCTCGACGGCCACCGCCGTCACCTCCCTCGGGAGGGGCCACTCGGCCCGCCTCGCCTCCGCCGAGAGGTCCGCGCCCGGGGCGGCGTTCAGCACCGTCCGCAGCAGCGTGCGGCGTCGTTCGCCACGGGACGCCGCCGCGCACGCCTTCGCCTCCAGGAACCCGTCCACCGACAAGGTCGCGAGCGCGTCCAGGAACCGGAACAGGCCGTCGGCCAGCCGCGACATGTCCGAGGGCGGCACCTGGTTGCGGGCCGCCAGCCCCATGAAGCGCCGCCAGGCCACGCGCCCGCCGATCCGGTACGCGGCCTGCAGCCGGTCCATCGTCCGGCCCTCGCGCGCCTCCAGGCGCCCCAGCCCCCGGCACAGGTCCGCGTGCC
The DNA window shown above is from Thermomonospora umbrina and carries:
- a CDS encoding PucR family transcriptional regulator, with the protein product MTRVGEAADLAAVRLPKPLVALIRAELPGLADEIVAAIRRDIPEYDRPMNGPYGRVVRMAVRRNLAAFTDSVAGFSGGAARHADLCRGLGRLEAREGRTMDRLQAAYRIGGRVAWRRFMGLAARNQVPPSDMSRLADGLFRFLDALATLSVDGFLEAKACAAASRGERRRTLLRTVLNAAPGADLSAEARRAEWPLPREVTAVAVEAGAVLGSVPLDRDVLADLEGPEPCLLLPGPLNAARRAMLTAALPGRRLAAGLTVPVGRAEDSLRWARQALALAVAGVIEDGPLILCEDHLVTLWLMSDPALTDRIARRGRTDREAREPARSVDDPEARFEIEALLRARSLLDRAAEDGQPSDGGSL